The genomic window CCGGCACACCGTACGACGTTCCTGATTGTGTCTCCGAGACGATAGTATCGGTGTTCGATACTGACAATGATACGATACCGTGCCGAAACGTAACTAGTTGGCCTGCGATTGCGACGACACCGACGGTAGGAGAAAATCACTGGACGGCGACACGATCTCGGTAATCGGTATGCGGATCCGACGGGGTCGAAATATCGTCACCCACTTTCTCACACGAAGATTTCTTTGAAACGAATAGTGGGCGAACTCATTTGACAATCCCCGTCGAATTCCGAGAGGAGTACTTATATTCCGTTGTGACTTTCCAAGTAGTAAGGTTCTTTCATGTAATCCGCGTTCTGTCGTCTCGGGGATGGCTCATAAGGACGATGTAACGCGGGTTATGGCAGTCTGTGAAGAGTGTGGCTCCGTCTACGCGGCCCGACAGTGGCCCGACGGAACCGTTCGCGTTATCGGGCAAGAGGGGTGTTCCTGTGGCGCAACGACCTTCGAAGTCGCCGACGACTCCGAGGGAGAGTCGCCGCCCGATCCCGGGACCGAGTAGCGACGGCGACCGACGCTGGGATGCGGAGCGAGCCGGCCGCTGGTAGCGTGCCCGGCGATGCCGGGCGACGGCGACCGATACCGGCGGCGAGCCGCGTAGCGTGGAAAACTTGGTGGTCCAGTCACAACGCTAGCTCAGATGCATCCACACGACCACGCGAGGTGGGGGCGATGATCCTCGACGATTCCGAGCGACCGGCGGCGGAGTACGAGGCGCTGGCCGACGCTCTCGAGGGGCTCCGCGAGGAGGTCGCGACCGAACAGCTCCGGGACTCGCGGCTCGAGGGGCTGTTCGACGAGTCGACCACGAGCAACCCCGACATCTGGAACACGGTGACGGCCTTCATCGACGTCGAGGACGGCGAGGCCGTGGTGACCGACGAATCGAAACTCGCCCAGGGGAAGTGGGCTCCCGAGATCGTCGACGACTGCGACGCCATGCTGACCGTCGACATCAACTACGGCCAGATGCCCGACGAGTTCGCGTACACCGTGACGAAGAAACTGGACCGAAAGATCGAGGAGGCGCGTGCGGAAGCCGAGAAGGCTCGAGACGAGGAGTAACGGAGAGTTGCTGTTCGCGAGCCGGAACGCCGCCGGCTCGTTCGAGGTGCTCGAGCCCCGTCTTCCCGTCTCGACGCGGTAAGTACTCGTTTCCATCGACAGCGCCGTCCCGAGTGCGTTCTCGAGCGCAGTGTCACCAGATTCTTCACGGGGAACGACGACGATGGCGGTAATGGGAGACCGGGACGGCGCGGGAGCGACGGTGCGAACGGCGCTCCGATCGCGGCAATCCATGGGGCTGCTCGCGGCCGTTCTCATCCTCGCGGTCGGGACGGTGCGTCCCCCGCCGGCGGCGTTGACCGTCGCGGGGCAACGCGCGCTGGCGGTCTTCGCGTCCGCGCTCGTCCTGTGGCTGACGCGGCCGGTTCCGTACGTCGTCTCGAGCGTCCTCAGCGTCACGTTACTGTTCGCGCTCGGGACGGTCGATTCGTTCAGCGCGGCGGCGACGGGCTTTACGTCGACGCTCGTGTTCTTTCTGCTCCTCCTGTTGCTGCTCGGCGACGCCACGACGAGCGTCGGTCTCGATCGACGGTTGGCGCGCCGACTGCTGACGGCGGACAGCACGCCGCGGCGCGCGTTGCACTCGGTCGCCGGGAGCGTCCTCGCGCTGGCGCTGGTGATGCCGTCGGCGATGGCCCGCGCGGTAACGTTCATCCCGATCGTGAAGCGACTCGCGGCCGCGTTCGGATCGGCCGACGACGGCTTCGAAACCGGGGCGTTTCTCGTCCTCGGTCACGTCAACCCGATCGCGTCGATGGCGCTGATGACCGGCGGCGGAATGGCGCTGGTCACCTCCGAGATCGTCGCGACCTCGGTGCGGCCGATAACCTGGGTCGACTGGGCCGTGTTGATGCTCCCGCCGACGATCGGTCTGTACGCGGCGGCGACCCTCTGTGCGGGCCTGTTCGCGGCGGTCGACGGAGAGTCGACGCTCGGCGCGAACGCCGGGACGCGACTGGAAGCGGACGGGGAGGGGACTGAATCCGAGACCGACGGTGACAGACCGAAACTGGAGACGGACGGGGAGGGGA from Haloterrigena sp. KLK7 includes these protein-coding regions:
- a CDS encoding SLC13 family permease, translating into MGDRDGAGATVRTALRSRQSMGLLAAVLILAVGTVRPPPAALTVAGQRALAVFASALVLWLTRPVPYVVSSVLSVTLLFALGTVDSFSAAATGFTSTLVFFLLLLLLLGDATTSVGLDRRLARRLLTADSTPRRALHSVAGSVLALALVMPSAMARAVTFIPIVKRLAAAFGSADDGFETGAFLVLGHVNPIASMALMTGGGMALVTSEIVATSVRPITWVDWAVLMLPPTIGLYAAATLCAGLFAAVDGESTLGANAGTRLEADGEGTESETDGDRPKLETDGEGTRPETDGDGPPALTRDQRLVGLVLLGAIAGWIVGSFAGVPTVLPAVAAVVVLSLPSVNIITADDITAVNWGIIFLIGAMLSILEVLEATGAIVAVVDALTRWIPFAALAHWQLVAVLIGLAVGIRILFSTGSAAIVVALPIVLELAAVFDVNRLYLALTVLLVVGSTTVLPFNTTAVLVSMDRGPLSHRDVASFGLVTMLLAVGVAAVSWLVYWPLVG